The following DNA comes from Mucilaginibacter jinjuensis.
ACATTGGTGGTGCAAGGATTAACCCTGCCGCTGCTAATCAATTGGGTAAATATGGAAGATCCCGACGATTTGCTACCACCTCACGAACTCAATATTCTCATCAGAAAAACACTCGCCAAAACAAGTTTAGCTTACTTAAATGAGGAATACGCCGAACAGCTAAAAAGTAACAAACCCTTGCAACAACTGAGGTTTATGTACGAGAACGAGCAGTATTTCAGCATGGATGATGACGGCCGGTCGAAAGACTTCCAAAGAATCTACGGACTGCTCATCGAAAAGCAACGCGAGTGCCTGGACCAGATCAATAACATGCCACGGATCGACAGCGAACTCGTCCGCCGGTATCACGGTTTGCTGGATTTGGAGGAGGAGAAGGTAAGGGTAAGGTATAGCGATGAAGATAATTAGGCAATTTGTTGATTCGGTAATTTGTCAATGAAAAATCTCCGCCTTTCTCACCACCCGTCATGCCGAACTTGTTTCGGCATCCCACATGCTAAGTATACAACAAGCTAAGCAATTCGTCTAACTGTCCTGTGGGATGCCGAAACAAGTTCACTGTTGTCCGGTAAAAAATGAAGGAGATAGTAAAAGAGGCATTGAGTGGGTTTTAGAGGGATTAAGTTTTAAAACCAAATTGTGAGCCCCCTAATTTTAATTGCTTTTCCCCGGTGATTGTAGTGGACAGCCTTTCAGGATCGTTCAGAAAATTGAATAGATGTATATAACTCATCAGATGTAACCTGATAATAGCACTCAAATTGGAGAAAGCCCATTTCCTTTTAAGTTGAACCTGTACAAGTTTAATGAGCAGGTCGGCAATAAAAGCACCCCATATTTGGATCTTGATCGCATTTTCATTGTCTCCCAGGAAGTATTTGAGGGGGAAGTTTTGTTTGATCCTTTTAAACAGGATCTCGATTTGCCAGCGTTTTCTATAAAGATCAGCTATCTGTAGTGGTGATAATGAAAAGTTATTAGTGAGGAATTCAAATTTTCTGGCTTTTTGCTTATCGAAAAAGGTAATTTGACGGCTTTTAAGCTTGATTTTTTTACGATGGGTGCGTGTGCCGAGGGTGATCAAACGGTCAGCAATTATACCAGATGCCTTGTCTTCAGGGCTAACTTCATTTGAACCAGTAACCACATACCGGGCATCTTTTTTCTGGCGGGTGACAAAAAATACCCCTTCATTAGTTAAACGTTCATATTGACTGTAATCTACATAGCCTTTATCAAAAACGATAAATGAACCGGCTTCCAGGTTGATCTCCTTTAGAAAGGTCATATCATTTGCACTCGCTGCCGTGAAACTAACCTGAATGGCAACGTCATCGGTTGCATCGATCAGCGTATGTACTTTAATACCGCCTTTCCTTTTACCGTTGAGCTTACCCGGACTGGGGGCTTTGAGTATTTGTTGAAACAAAGTGATGGTAGAGGCATCCGCTATAAAAAGTTTGAGGTTATTTACCGACCGGCTGTCCGGTAAAAGTTGCTTATGCCTGCGATAAATCTGCTCATATAATAACTCGAAAACCTTATAGGAACGTTTCATATTGGCATCGCATAGTGTGCTCCTTCCCGGCGCCTTTTGTATACCTGCATGTTCGAGTTTATTACTACAGGCTTTCATCCCGCTAACCACTTCCCGGCTGCTTGTACACTTGTTTAACACACAATAAAGCATGGTGACTAAATGTGTATGCGTATCAAAATAACGATAATAACGGTCATATTGTCCCGCTCTTGCCAATGCCTTTACTGAATTGCGGTCAATCAAATTCAGCAGCTGATTCAATACCGGCTGTCCGGTAAAAAAAGTACTTTTGCCCATGTTGAATATTGAAGTGTGGTAACTCTAATATCAACACAAAAAAGGGGTAGCCGAAAAGCTACCCCTTATCTTTTTCAAAAAAATCGTTTACCGGACAACAGTGAAACAAGTTCGGCATGACGGGGGTAGGGAACCGCCACTGCTGCTACTAACAACTGCTACTTCGCAGCTCCCAGCAACTTCTCTGCCCTAAACAAATTATCGCTCGATTGCAAAATTTTATCCTTCAGTTTCGGATTATAATCAGTATGAGCTTTCAGAAA
Coding sequences within:
- a CDS encoding IS4 family transposase, whose translation is MGKSTFFTGQPVLNQLLNLIDRNSVKALARAGQYDRYYRYFDTHTHLVTMLYCVLNKCTSSREVVSGMKACSNKLEHAGIQKAPGRSTLCDANMKRSYKVFELLYEQIYRRHKQLLPDSRSVNNLKLFIADASTITLFQQILKAPSPGKLNGKRKGGIKVHTLIDATDDVAIQVSFTAASANDMTFLKEINLEAGSFIVFDKGYVDYSQYERLTNEGVFFVTRQKKDARYVVTGSNEVSPEDKASGIIADRLITLGTRTHRKKIKLKSRQITFFDKQKARKFEFLTNNFSLSPLQIADLYRKRWQIEILFKRIKQNFPLKYFLGDNENAIKIQIWGAFIADLLIKLVQVQLKRKWAFSNLSAIIRLHLMSYIHLFNFLNDPERLSTTITGEKQLKLGGSQFGFKT